In Candidatus Methylacidithermus pantelleriae, a genomic segment contains:
- a CDS encoding N-6 DNA methylase — MRSIEGRIAHGDVFHNDRFPDLKADFILASGAFNMKRWGEELREDKHWKFGVPLVGNADFAWVQHMIRYPTPAGLNGFVLANGSMSSNQLGEGETRNNIIEADLAKGMVALPLELFYSTQIPACLWFVARGKKNGKFRDPRGQMLLIDGRKMGRMVDRVNRELMDEDIQKIARTYHAWRGDKDAGEYRDILGFCKSAMLDEVRKHG, encoded by the coding sequence ATGCGCAGCATCGAAGGCCGGATCGCCCACGGGGATGTCTTCCACAACGACCGCTTCCCTGACCTCAAGGCCGACTTCATCCTCGCCAGCGGGGCGTTCAACATGAAGCGCTGGGGGGAGGAGCTGCGGGAGGACAAGCACTGGAAGTTCGGCGTACCGCTTGTCGGCAACGCCGATTTCGCCTGGGTCCAGCACATGATCCGCTACCCGACGCCCGCGGGGCTGAACGGCTTCGTGCTCGCCAACGGCTCGATGTCCTCCAACCAGTTAGGCGAGGGCGAAACCCGTAACAACATCATCGAAGCGGACCTGGCCAAAGGTATGGTGGCGCTTCCGCTCGAGCTCTTTTACTCCACGCAGATTCCGGCTTGCCTCTGGTTCGTCGCTCGGGGCAAGAAAAACGGCAAGTTCCGGGACCCCCGGGGCCAGATGCTCTTGATCGACGGGCGCAAGATGGGTCGTATGGTGGACCGGGTCAACCGGGAACTCATGGACGAGGACATTCAGAAGATCGCCCGCACCTATCACGCCTGGCGCGGGGACAAGGACGCGGGCGAGTACCGGGACATCCTCGGCTTCTGCAAGAGCGCCATGCTCGATGAGGTGCGCAAACACGGGTAA
- a CDS encoding nucleotidyltransferase family protein: MTFEELLKAKREEILRICAKYGARNVRVFGSAARGEADEESDIDFLVEMEVGRSLFDLGGLQYELAQLLGRPVDVVTERGVKARICERVFKETVPL, from the coding sequence ATGACGTTTGAGGAGTTGCTGAAGGCAAAGCGCGAAGAAATCCTGCGCATCTGCGCCAAATACGGTGCGCGCAACGTCCGGGTCTTTGGCTCTGCTGCCCGCGGCGAGGCCGATGAGGAGAGCGACATCGATTTTCTGGTGGAGATGGAAGTGGGGCGGAGCCTCTTTGACTTGGGCGGACTTCAGTATGAGCTCGCGCAGCTGCTGGGCCGCCCGGTGGATGTGGTGACGGAGCGTGGCGTCAAGGCACGGATTTGTGAGCGCGTCTTCAAGGAGACAGTGCCATTATGA
- a CDS encoding HepT-like ribonuclease domain-containing protein: MRDPKERLRHIPDAIAAIERYLSRGRAACEQDELLQGWFVPHLQIIGEAARALPEDVRAMAPEIEWAKMIEMRTFWFTATSTSTSTSNGRRPAP, encoded by the coding sequence ATGAGAGACCCGAAAGAACGGCTACGGCATATCCCGGATGCCATCGCTGCCATTGAGCGCTATTTGAGCAGGGGCCGAGCCGCTTGTGAGCAAGACGAACTCTTGCAGGGTTGGTTCGTCCCCCATTTGCAGATCATTGGGGAGGCGGCTAGGGCACTGCCTGAAGACGTGCGGGCTATGGCGCCGGAAATCGAATGGGCCAAGATGATCGAGATGCGAACGTTCTGGTTCACGGCTACTTCGACATCGACCTCGACATCGAATGGGAGGCGGCCAGCCCCCTGA
- a CDS encoding DUF3883 domain-containing protein, which produces MERIAMEEAMRYERKRGWIPEDVSAEDRGFDILSRHPESGTVRFIEVKGRAGVGPVALTSNEYKTAERLRTDYWLYAVFDCATTPRLLPLQDPVRLSWEPIVQIEHYRIEPQQLGGGT; this is translated from the coding sequence GTGGAGCGCATCGCCATGGAGGAAGCCATGCGCTACGAGCGGAAAAGGGGTTGGATTCCAGAGGATGTCTCCGCCGAGGACCGCGGCTTCGACATCCTGTCACGGCACCCTGAAAGCGGCACTGTTCGCTTCATTGAGGTCAAAGGGCGCGCTGGCGTGGGTCCTGTGGCCCTAACCTCTAACGAATACAAGACCGCAGAACGGTTGCGTACGGATTACTGGCTCTATGCAGTCTTTGATTGCGCGACGACACCGCGGCTTCTGCCCCTTCAAGACCCTGTGCGGCTGAGCTGGGAACCTATTGTGCAAATCGAGCACTACCGGATTGAGCCCCAACAGCTGGGAGGAGGCACATGA